From Pelagicoccus albus, the proteins below share one genomic window:
- a CDS encoding glycoside hydrolase family 97 protein, with amino-acid sequence MKRTLFPLFGLLAASISANELHSPDGGISLQYDTDESGSLHYELAFQDQTIIDASMLGFEVRIDGEAKNLSEGFEILKVVEGQSDETWTPVWGEESEIRNHYTEQLVSLQQKDSGIQMNLRFRLFDEGLGFRYEFPEQENLGHFVVTDELTEFAMTADHTAFWIPGDYDSQEYDYTESRLTEISSKFDDAYSDNASQTSFSKTGVQTALMLKTDTGLYLNLHEAALIDYPAMHLNLDPDYLVFEAWLTPNAVGDMAYMQAPAHTPWRTIMVSDDARDILASRMTYNLNEPCKIEDTSWIKPMKYIGVWWEMITGKSSWAYTDEPASIKIGETDYTQLKRSDRHAANTDHVKMYIDYAAKHGFDGVLVEGWNIGWEDWFGHEKDYVFDFVTPYPDFDVVSLNEYASENGVELIMHHETSGSTRNYERHMDAAYSFMKQHGYNAVKSGYVGNILPKGEYHYSQSIVNHYQYAVEKAADYEIMVNAHEAVRPTGIARTYPNLIGNESARGTEFQAFGGSRVHHVTILPFTRLIGGPMDYTPGVFEMDISKLNPENDSHVNSTLANQLGLYVVFYSPLHMAADLPENYDRFLDAFQFIKDVPMEWSKTVYLEAEPGRYITTARNEKGTENWWIGNVNGADARTAELNLDFLVPGKTYTATLYRDAEDAHYLDNPQAYEIEMLEVTSKSTLKIQSAPGGGFAIGIVAD; translated from the coding sequence ATGAAACGTACCCTATTCCCCCTTTTCGGCCTACTGGCCGCGTCAATTTCTGCCAATGAACTTCACTCCCCCGATGGAGGCATCTCGCTCCAGTACGACACCGACGAATCGGGAAGCCTACACTACGAGCTCGCTTTCCAAGACCAGACCATAATCGATGCGAGCATGCTCGGCTTCGAAGTGCGCATCGACGGCGAAGCAAAGAATCTCAGTGAAGGCTTTGAAATCCTCAAAGTCGTAGAAGGACAATCCGACGAAACTTGGACTCCTGTTTGGGGCGAGGAATCGGAGATCCGCAACCACTACACTGAACAGCTAGTCAGCCTCCAACAGAAGGATTCCGGAATCCAGATGAACCTGCGTTTTCGCCTCTTCGATGAGGGACTTGGCTTCCGCTACGAGTTTCCGGAGCAAGAGAATCTTGGTCATTTTGTAGTCACGGACGAGTTGACAGAATTTGCCATGACCGCGGACCATACCGCTTTTTGGATACCGGGCGACTACGATTCCCAGGAATACGACTACACCGAATCCCGCCTCACAGAGATCAGCAGCAAATTCGACGACGCCTATTCGGACAATGCCTCGCAGACCTCGTTTTCAAAAACAGGAGTTCAAACCGCGCTTATGCTGAAAACGGATACAGGCCTCTACCTGAATCTCCATGAAGCCGCCTTAATCGACTACCCGGCCATGCATCTAAACTTGGATCCGGACTATCTAGTCTTCGAAGCGTGGCTCACACCTAACGCAGTGGGAGACATGGCTTATATGCAGGCACCCGCCCACACTCCATGGCGAACCATAATGGTAAGCGACGACGCACGCGACATCCTCGCCTCGCGCATGACTTACAACCTCAACGAGCCCTGCAAAATCGAGGACACCAGCTGGATCAAGCCTATGAAATACATCGGGGTTTGGTGGGAGATGATCACCGGCAAAAGCTCTTGGGCCTACACTGACGAACCTGCCTCCATCAAAATTGGAGAAACCGACTACACTCAGCTTAAAAGAAGCGATCGCCACGCGGCCAATACCGATCATGTGAAAATGTACATAGACTATGCCGCCAAACACGGATTCGACGGCGTCTTGGTCGAGGGATGGAATATCGGTTGGGAAGACTGGTTTGGACACGAGAAGGACTACGTCTTCGATTTCGTAACTCCGTATCCAGATTTCGATGTCGTAAGCCTGAACGAGTACGCTAGCGAAAATGGAGTGGAGCTAATCATGCACCATGAGACCTCCGGCTCGACGCGTAACTACGAACGCCACATGGACGCTGCCTATTCTTTTATGAAGCAGCACGGCTACAACGCGGTTAAAAGCGGATACGTCGGAAACATCCTGCCCAAAGGCGAGTACCACTATAGCCAATCGATCGTTAACCATTACCAGTACGCGGTAGAAAAAGCGGCGGACTACGAGATCATGGTCAACGCCCACGAGGCAGTTCGCCCCACCGGAATTGCCCGCACCTATCCAAACCTGATCGGTAACGAATCCGCCCGAGGCACCGAGTTCCAAGCCTTCGGTGGATCACGGGTACACCACGTAACCATTCTGCCGTTCACCCGACTAATCGGAGGCCCCATGGATTACACGCCAGGCGTTTTCGAGATGGATATCAGCAAGCTAAATCCGGAAAATGACTCACACGTAAACAGCACCTTAGCCAATCAACTCGGATTGTACGTCGTATTCTATAGCCCACTACACATGGCAGCGGACCTTCCAGAAAACTACGATCGATTTTTGGACGCTTTCCAATTCATCAAGGACGTACCCATGGAGTGGAGCAAAACGGTCTACCTCGAAGCGGAACCAGGCCGCTACATCACGACAGCCCGAAATGAAAAAGGCACTGAAAATTGGTGGATAGGCAACGTAAACGGAGCAGACGCTCGCACTGCCGAACTGAATCTCGATTTTCTCGTACCCGGAAAAACCTATACGGCGACTCTCTACCGCGATGCGGAAGACGCCCATTACCTAGACAACCCTCAAGCCTACGAAATCGAAATGCTGGAGGTGACCTCCAAATCAACCTTGAAAATCCAATCCGCTCCGGGCGGAGGATTCGCCATCGGCATCGTAGCAGACTAG
- a CDS encoding YigZ family protein, with the protein MSGAYRMPSENVETEIVIQKSRFIAQCFRVDDRDAVNGVLEKVRAKYPKAGHHCYACIAGAPTDSQAYGFSDDGEPNGTAGKPMLNVLMHSGVGCILVVVTRYFGGIKLGTGGLVRAYTDATNEVLGKVETVLREEKTEASLTVGYSMEPLIRSYLEKLLIEFSVAYSHEVAFALRLTAGQKEELSTLLVENNLRLQP; encoded by the coding sequence ATGTCAGGTGCCTATCGTATGCCCTCCGAGAATGTGGAGACGGAGATTGTTATCCAGAAAAGCCGCTTCATCGCTCAGTGCTTCAGGGTCGATGACAGGGACGCGGTGAATGGTGTTTTGGAGAAGGTTAGAGCGAAGTATCCAAAGGCGGGGCATCACTGCTATGCTTGCATCGCGGGTGCTCCGACAGATTCGCAGGCTTACGGCTTCAGTGATGATGGGGAACCGAATGGCACCGCAGGCAAACCGATGCTGAATGTGCTGATGCACTCGGGCGTCGGCTGTATCCTTGTTGTGGTGACGCGCTACTTTGGAGGCATCAAGCTCGGCACGGGAGGATTGGTGCGGGCCTACACGGACGCGACTAATGAAGTCCTAGGCAAAGTCGAAACGGTTTTAAGAGAGGAAAAGACCGAGGCCAGCTTGACTGTGGGTTACTCGATGGAGCCTCTCATTCGCAGTTATCTCGAGAAGCTCTTGATCGAATTCTCAGTCGCTTACTCCCATGAGGTTGCTTTCGCACTACGCCTGACTGCAGGCCAGAAGGAAGAGCTTTCGACGCTGTTGGTAGAGAACAATCTCAGACTGCAGCCCTAG
- a CDS encoding glycosyl hydrolase 115 family protein, with protein MPYLKAASFLLFALSSFLTALSASVDWVTFQSDPSAFRLVHKGKSSEILVSDDDFTVVKIAAQDLVEDIERVTGVVPNLKTAKAANLAGKVVVGTVGHSSLVSSLVLDRGLDVSELNGKWESFQISVVGEGSEATLAIVGSDRRGTAYGVYELSQAIGVSPWYWWADTPAKKSDSLFVKSGTRQFGPPSVKYRGIFINDEDWGLFPWAAQTFDPETGDIGPKTYEKIFELLLRLKANTLWPAMHEVTAAFNTFPKNKEIADDYAIVMSSSHAEPMLRNNVGEWKTEKSGYNYQTNSEEVYRYWEERVKENGGYENVYTLGMRGIHDSGMSGGSSIEEKIALIEKIFSDQRELLQKHVDEDLANVQQVFTPYKEVLELYKNGLQVPEDVTIVWPDDNFGFLRRFPNEGERARDGGSGVYYHLSYLGAPLSYLWLDTTPLALVWEEMHRSYQLGSQDYWIANVGDLKPQERSMEFFLSMAWDIDRWGPDAQAEFLKDWAGREFGEGEAEAIADLMNEYYRLNSQRRPEHLQWWMPYKRVQTSPLTEEELADRMTAFMDLIEDCERIESKLAESQYDSFFQLVAYPVKASAYYNLQYFHLEQYFKTFQVKNELGRVHGGIGAEAGRLLASLTAEYNNDIADGKWKGIIAVEPADSAWRSYRTTPWIVPAEGLIDKVDDIAAAHKGLEYRGAKPVESTQPELTIEAENFDRRGGATAAWETIPNLGWSGDAITVLPVTEASRSVEEIDEDTPWVEYDVKVANSGTYRLFLDFLPTFPSSSTGELSVAVSIDGGEPQLISIYRKSKSAEWAQGVLSGLVGAEISADLKEGESHSIRISMLDTGVVLDRLSLHQGELQSCFSGPSAL; from the coding sequence ATGCCCTACTTAAAAGCTGCCTCTTTTCTATTATTCGCTTTATCCTCTTTCCTCACGGCATTGTCCGCGAGCGTAGACTGGGTCACTTTCCAATCCGACCCGTCTGCCTTCCGCTTGGTCCACAAGGGGAAGAGCTCCGAGATTCTTGTTTCGGATGATGACTTCACGGTGGTCAAAATCGCGGCCCAAGATTTGGTGGAAGATATCGAGCGAGTCACTGGAGTGGTCCCGAATCTCAAGACCGCTAAAGCTGCTAATTTGGCTGGCAAAGTGGTCGTTGGCACGGTCGGGCATTCGTCGCTTGTGTCCAGTCTGGTGCTGGATAGAGGGCTTGATGTGAGCGAGCTCAATGGGAAATGGGAGAGCTTCCAGATTTCAGTTGTGGGCGAGGGGAGCGAGGCAACGCTAGCTATCGTGGGTAGCGACAGGCGTGGCACGGCCTACGGGGTGTATGAATTGTCCCAAGCGATCGGGGTCTCGCCATGGTATTGGTGGGCGGATACGCCAGCGAAGAAGAGCGATTCGCTTTTCGTGAAAAGCGGAACACGCCAGTTTGGCCCCCCTTCGGTCAAATACCGCGGCATCTTTATCAACGACGAGGACTGGGGGCTCTTTCCCTGGGCTGCTCAAACCTTCGATCCGGAAACCGGCGATATTGGACCCAAAACCTACGAAAAAATATTTGAATTATTGCTACGCTTGAAAGCCAATACGCTCTGGCCAGCCATGCACGAAGTCACCGCGGCGTTTAACACCTTTCCTAAGAACAAGGAAATCGCCGACGATTATGCCATTGTTATGAGCTCCTCGCATGCGGAGCCCATGCTTCGTAATAATGTGGGCGAGTGGAAAACCGAGAAAAGTGGATACAACTATCAAACCAACTCGGAAGAGGTCTACCGCTACTGGGAAGAACGGGTGAAAGAGAATGGAGGCTACGAAAATGTCTACACCCTCGGAATGCGCGGAATCCACGACAGCGGCATGTCGGGAGGTAGCTCGATCGAAGAGAAGATCGCCCTGATTGAAAAGATTTTCAGCGACCAAAGGGAGCTGCTGCAAAAGCACGTCGACGAAGATTTGGCCAATGTCCAGCAGGTGTTCACGCCTTACAAGGAAGTCTTGGAGCTATACAAAAATGGTCTACAAGTTCCTGAGGACGTCACCATCGTTTGGCCAGATGACAACTTCGGCTTCCTGCGTCGTTTTCCCAATGAAGGTGAGCGAGCTAGAGACGGCGGGTCAGGAGTTTATTATCATCTGTCCTACTTGGGAGCTCCGCTCTCGTATTTATGGTTGGATACAACCCCGCTTGCTTTGGTTTGGGAGGAAATGCATCGCTCCTATCAGCTCGGCTCGCAAGACTACTGGATCGCCAATGTGGGAGATCTCAAGCCGCAGGAGCGTTCTATGGAGTTCTTCCTCTCCATGGCTTGGGACATCGATCGTTGGGGACCGGACGCCCAGGCGGAGTTTCTGAAGGACTGGGCTGGCCGTGAGTTCGGGGAAGGCGAGGCGGAGGCTATCGCTGATTTGATGAACGAATACTACCGCCTCAATTCGCAGCGGCGTCCTGAGCACCTGCAATGGTGGATGCCCTACAAGCGCGTCCAAACCAGTCCCTTGACCGAAGAGGAGTTGGCCGATCGAATGACTGCGTTCATGGACCTGATTGAGGACTGCGAGCGTATCGAATCCAAGTTGGCCGAAAGCCAGTACGATTCCTTTTTTCAACTCGTAGCTTACCCGGTTAAAGCTTCGGCTTACTACAACCTGCAGTACTTCCACCTCGAACAGTATTTTAAAACATTCCAGGTCAAAAACGAGCTGGGCAGGGTTCACGGAGGAATCGGAGCTGAGGCTGGGAGGCTTCTAGCGTCCTTGACTGCTGAATACAACAACGATATCGCCGATGGGAAATGGAAGGGGATTATCGCGGTAGAACCGGCAGACTCTGCTTGGAGGTCCTATCGAACCACGCCTTGGATCGTGCCGGCTGAAGGTTTGATTGATAAGGTGGACGACATAGCCGCTGCCCATAAAGGGCTCGAATATCGTGGAGCGAAACCGGTAGAGTCGACACAACCTGAGTTGACGATCGAAGCGGAGAACTTTGATCGCAGGGGTGGAGCAACTGCTGCTTGGGAGACGATTCCTAATCTCGGTTGGTCCGGAGATGCCATTACCGTTTTGCCGGTTACTGAAGCGAGCCGTTCTGTCGAGGAAATCGATGAGGATACGCCCTGGGTCGAATACGATGTGAAGGTAGCAAACTCTGGTACGTACCGTTTGTTTTTGGATTTTCTGCCAACCTTCCCAAGCTCGAGCACGGGTGAGCTTTCGGTCGCGGTTTCAATTGATGGCGGCGAGCCGCAGTTAATCTCTATCTACCGTAAATCCAAAAGCGCGGAGTGGGCGCAGGGAGTATTGAGCGGTTTGGTGGGAGCGGAAATTTCAGCTGACCTGAAGGAGGGCGAATCGCATAGTATCCGTATCAGTATGCTAGATACGGGAGTCGTTCTGGATCGGCTTTCCTTGCACCAAGGTGAATTGCAGTCTTGCTTCAGCGGACCTTCGGCCCTGTAG
- a CDS encoding sensor histidine kinase: protein MQENTTQKRQITLCQLADQILERRPSILKTWKQKAASDGNLEVISSISSREFLDHVPQILDIMDGQIRSIDTAATSYLNSERTRKMEYHGLSRWQQGFSITEVVRDWNHLRNAIIQEIAQIVDTCPEFRETSLNEVANVLSELIAEGINSSVAKYEEIRQAEAKGHLIDLNDSIEKLQELSQQQALVYREASHDLAGTLGILSSMTQIFHRNSKHEELKNLYEPLAEGLSTATQILEDMRVHSKLEAGQAIIKYETVDAAELMRKILTPYLLVAKDRGIQFEVSGPESLVIETDQAQLTRILQNLMHNALKFTQEGEIEVKWGKTQEDGNWFATIQNSGVLSPPESSLPIGEKMINASISNPHGDSQIISSKLNDQTDRIELPTGDHEKKEEVDTELKVPRSGIGLSIAKRLCGILHGRLDVSRNKDDYGVTASMFLPVRPPRP from the coding sequence ATGCAGGAGAACACGACCCAAAAACGACAGATTACCCTCTGCCAATTGGCAGATCAAATCCTAGAAAGGCGCCCCTCAATCCTAAAAACGTGGAAACAAAAGGCTGCCTCGGACGGAAACTTGGAAGTCATATCCAGTATTTCGAGCAGAGAATTTCTGGATCACGTCCCCCAGATTTTAGATATAATGGATGGCCAGATACGGAGTATCGATACCGCCGCAACGAGCTACTTGAATTCGGAACGCACTCGCAAGATGGAATACCACGGGCTCAGCCGTTGGCAGCAGGGCTTCAGTATTACCGAGGTTGTCAGAGACTGGAATCATTTAAGAAATGCCATTATCCAGGAAATAGCCCAAATAGTGGATACATGCCCGGAGTTCCGCGAAACGAGTTTGAACGAAGTGGCCAATGTCCTCTCTGAACTGATAGCAGAAGGCATCAATAGTAGCGTCGCGAAATATGAAGAGATTAGGCAGGCAGAGGCTAAAGGGCACCTAATCGATTTGAACGATTCGATCGAAAAGCTGCAGGAACTATCGCAACAACAAGCCTTGGTATACCGCGAGGCAAGCCATGACCTTGCCGGGACTCTGGGTATCTTGTCTAGCATGACTCAGATCTTCCACCGAAACTCTAAGCACGAAGAGCTAAAGAACCTCTACGAGCCGCTGGCAGAAGGATTGAGCACAGCCACGCAAATCCTCGAGGACATGCGAGTGCACTCCAAACTTGAAGCAGGACAGGCCATCATCAAGTACGAGACGGTAGATGCAGCAGAGCTCATGAGGAAAATTCTAACGCCCTACCTTCTAGTCGCCAAAGATCGTGGTATCCAATTCGAAGTATCAGGGCCAGAATCGCTAGTCATCGAGACGGACCAAGCACAGCTCACCCGCATCCTCCAAAACCTGATGCACAACGCCCTCAAGTTCACCCAAGAAGGAGAAATCGAAGTCAAGTGGGGGAAAACGCAGGAGGACGGAAACTGGTTTGCCACCATACAAAATTCCGGAGTTCTCTCTCCTCCTGAATCTTCGCTTCCAATTGGCGAGAAGATGATAAACGCCTCGATTTCAAACCCCCACGGCGACTCCCAAATCATCAGCTCTAAGCTAAACGACCAAACCGACAGAATTGAATTGCCGACAGGTGACCACGAAAAGAAGGAAGAAGTGGATACAGAATTGAAAGTCCCCAGAAGCGGCATTGGCCTCTCGATTGCAAAACGCTTGTGTGGAATACTGCATGGCCGTCTGGATGTATCCCGAAACAAAGACGACTACGGAGTTACTGCCTCTATGTTCCTGCCAGTACGGCCTCCTCGACCCTAG
- the trpB gene encoding tryptophan synthase subunit beta, whose product MSDYFKSTPDAAGQFGEFGGSFIPPDLQVEMDKITDAYYRISKSHAFISELRSIRKHFQGRPTPVYYCQRLSDLLGGRIYLKREDLNHTGAHKLNHCMGEALLAKHMGKKRLIAETGAGQHGVALATAAAYFGLECEIHMGEVDIAKEHPNVVRMKILGAEVVPVSHGLKTLKEAVDSAFQSYLKDPVNTIYCIGSVVGPHPFPMMVREFQRVVGIEAREQFMEMTGELPDNVVACVGGGSNAMGIFSAFLEDEECSLYGVEPAGRSYEIGEHACTMKFGKPGVIHGFKCQMLQDEAGEPAPVYSVASGLDYPGVGPEHCMLQSNGRVSYVDANDEQTIDAFYKLSRLEGIIPALESAHAVAYAMRLAQEKPRQSILVNLSGRGDKDIDFVVDKFGLPEDQ is encoded by the coding sequence ATGAGCGATTACTTTAAAAGCACTCCCGACGCAGCCGGGCAATTCGGCGAATTCGGCGGCAGCTTCATTCCACCTGATCTCCAGGTCGAGATGGACAAGATCACCGACGCCTACTACCGCATTTCCAAGTCCCACGCCTTTATCTCCGAGCTGCGCAGCATCCGCAAACACTTCCAGGGTCGCCCCACTCCAGTCTACTACTGTCAGCGTCTATCCGATCTGCTGGGCGGCCGCATTTACCTCAAACGCGAGGATCTTAACCACACCGGAGCTCACAAGCTAAACCACTGCATGGGCGAGGCTCTGCTGGCCAAACACATGGGTAAGAAGCGGCTCATCGCCGAAACCGGAGCCGGACAACACGGAGTCGCCCTCGCCACCGCTGCCGCCTATTTCGGTTTGGAATGCGAGATCCATATGGGCGAGGTCGATATCGCCAAGGAGCATCCCAACGTCGTGCGCATGAAGATCCTTGGAGCGGAAGTGGTTCCAGTCAGCCATGGCCTTAAGACACTGAAGGAAGCCGTCGACTCCGCCTTTCAGTCCTACCTGAAGGATCCGGTCAATACCATCTACTGCATCGGCTCCGTCGTCGGTCCTCACCCCTTCCCCATGATGGTGCGCGAATTCCAGCGTGTGGTGGGAATCGAGGCTCGCGAACAGTTTATGGAAATGACCGGCGAACTGCCCGACAATGTCGTGGCCTGCGTAGGCGGCGGCAGTAACGCCATGGGAATATTCTCCGCTTTTCTTGAAGATGAGGAGTGCTCGCTCTACGGCGTGGAGCCCGCAGGCCGGTCCTACGAAATCGGCGAACACGCCTGCACAATGAAATTCGGCAAGCCCGGCGTGATCCACGGCTTCAAGTGCCAAATGCTTCAGGACGAAGCTGGCGAGCCCGCACCAGTCTATTCGGTGGCAAGCGGACTCGACTACCCCGGCGTCGGTCCCGAGCACTGTATGCTGCAAAGCAATGGCCGCGTAAGCTACGTGGACGCCAACGACGAGCAAACCATCGACGCTTTCTACAAGCTCAGCCGCCTCGAAGGAATTATCCCTGCCCTGGAAAGCGCTCACGCGGTCGCCTACGCCATGCGACTCGCCCAAGAGAAGCCTCGCCAATCCATTCTGGTTAACCTCAGCGGACGCGGCGACAAGGACATCGACTTCGTCGTCGATAAGTTCGGTCTCCCCGAGGACCAATAA
- a CDS encoding response regulator, with product MNKSPNRTLSIGVVDDHPFVAKGLAAALSLKPGVELLWDATDADRAVELLDSQPVDVVVVDLKMEEANSGLKVLRVVEEKYESTSAVVFTAHAPRRLVREAAVLGAKGYFTKDVDIEEFVDALLEIADGKASTAKFSGALSELAKPNPYLDISNRERDVLLLVSKGKSNVEVAEELGLKVGTVKTHLESIYKKLSVNNRTDALRAALSEGYFSLEELV from the coding sequence ATGAATAAATCTCCCAACAGGACTCTCTCTATCGGCGTTGTCGACGATCATCCCTTTGTTGCGAAGGGCCTCGCGGCAGCCTTGTCCCTCAAACCCGGCGTGGAGCTCCTTTGGGATGCGACTGATGCTGACCGCGCTGTCGAACTACTGGATAGTCAGCCGGTAGATGTGGTCGTGGTGGACTTGAAAATGGAGGAAGCGAACAGTGGGCTTAAGGTACTCCGCGTAGTGGAAGAAAAATACGAATCGACTTCCGCAGTTGTATTCACTGCTCATGCACCGCGACGTTTGGTGCGGGAGGCCGCTGTACTAGGGGCCAAAGGCTACTTCACGAAAGACGTGGATATCGAAGAATTTGTGGACGCCTTACTCGAAATCGCGGATGGAAAAGCGAGCACGGCGAAGTTTTCAGGCGCACTTAGTGAGCTGGCAAAGCCCAACCCTTACTTGGATATCAGCAACCGAGAGCGGGATGTCTTGCTACTTGTATCGAAGGGTAAATCGAATGTGGAAGTCGCTGAGGAGCTGGGTCTCAAAGTTGGTACCGTCAAAACCCACCTTGAGAGCATCTACAAAAAATTGAGTGTGAATAACAGGACCGATGCTCTGCGGGCCGCTTTGTCCGAAGGATACTTCAGTTTGGAAGAGCTTGTATAA
- a CDS encoding response regulator has protein sequence MGIANQAKRILLIDDEPSTLLTYSFALRRFGYEVTTEIVARRGLQSAREGDFDLVIVDYRMPELLGNEIIKTLRIEHNPVPILLISASKSPLVNMPSKYKEKVAFRLKPMVPSTLKEAVESLIGTASESLDTAS, from the coding sequence ATGGGCATTGCGAATCAGGCGAAACGAATCTTACTCATCGACGATGAGCCCTCCACGCTGCTGACCTATAGCTTTGCTCTGAGACGCTTTGGCTACGAGGTTACCACTGAAATAGTCGCCAGACGGGGACTACAATCTGCTCGCGAAGGAGATTTTGACCTAGTAATTGTAGACTACCGAATGCCGGAACTCCTCGGTAACGAAATTATCAAGACCTTGCGAATTGAACATAACCCTGTCCCCATTCTCCTCATTAGCGCTTCCAAATCTCCTCTCGTGAATATGCCATCCAAATATAAAGAAAAAGTGGCATTCCGTTTGAAGCCCATGGTTCCGTCTACACTAAAAGAGGCTGTCGAATCTCTTATAGGCACAGCTAGTGAAAGTTTGGATACAGCGTCTTAG
- a CDS encoding M14 family metallopeptidase, which produces MSSKPQPEPENENHSQRFDLAAFESDVDSLAASAGFAKHEIWQDGLGHAINLWTKESATPDAPSILISAGMHGDEPAGPLALLELFKNYPFSEQFEWLLTPVLNPTGLLQGTRENASGIDQNRDFLLRQSPEIKAYTNWWESHRTACALHLSLHEDWETDGYYFYAINSSQLPCYSKELQQILSKKIPLQQTGPVDDHELAAPGLIVHPCEADEPEGWPEAIWLTKSHPTLSYTFEAPSSHPLEDRVKGLETCLKVALDRSHAALVDCSSQAG; this is translated from the coding sequence ATGAGTTCTAAGCCCCAGCCAGAACCAGAAAATGAAAACCACAGCCAACGCTTCGATTTGGCTGCGTTTGAGAGCGACGTCGATTCACTCGCCGCTTCCGCCGGTTTCGCCAAGCACGAGATCTGGCAGGACGGTCTTGGACACGCCATAAACCTATGGACCAAGGAGTCGGCCACACCGGATGCTCCCAGTATCTTAATCTCGGCTGGGATGCATGGTGACGAACCCGCTGGTCCGCTCGCTCTGCTGGAACTGTTTAAGAACTATCCGTTTAGCGAACAATTCGAGTGGCTGCTCACGCCCGTCCTGAACCCGACTGGACTCCTGCAAGGAACACGCGAAAACGCTTCGGGTATCGACCAAAATCGTGATTTCCTACTGCGACAAAGCCCTGAAATCAAAGCCTACACTAATTGGTGGGAATCCCACCGAACCGCCTGCGCCTTGCATCTTTCCCTGCACGAAGATTGGGAAACCGATGGCTACTACTTCTACGCGATCAACTCCAGCCAGCTCCCCTGCTATTCGAAGGAGCTGCAACAAATCCTTTCAAAAAAGATCCCGCTCCAGCAGACAGGTCCCGTGGATGACCATGAGCTCGCCGCCCCGGGGCTTATCGTTCACCCCTGCGAAGCCGATGAGCCAGAAGGTTGGCCCGAGGCGATCTGGTTGACCAAGAGCCACCCGACCCTTTCCTACACCTTCGAAGCGCCCTCCTCTCATCCATTGGAAGATCGGGTAAAGGGGCTTGAGACTTGCCTCAAAGTAGCTTTGGACCGCTCTCACGCAGCCCTAGTAGACTGCAGCTCCCAGGCGGGCTAA